From a region of the Zingiber officinale cultivar Zhangliang chromosome 4B, Zo_v1.1, whole genome shotgun sequence genome:
- the LOC121976166 gene encoding protein NPG1-like, whose protein sequence is MGDLEGEGGGGDEDVMSTKEEDAPSNGLSEKANEVEAKPDDGNIREAESSLQEGLSLNYEEARALLGRLEYQRGNIESAVRVFDGIDLQAAIQRLQSSSDEKPPSKRNRSHDESVHMPSQHAASLVLEAIYLKSMSLRKLGKAAEAAQECSSILDAVEKMFQPGIPDFSVEQKLQETVSRAVELLPELYKQAGCYQEAFASYRRALLSQWNLDDDCSARIQKRFAVLLLYGGVEANPPNLASQVDGAFVPKNNLEEAILLLMLVLRKWYLGKIQWDPSVIEHLSFALSLCGQTSVLARHIEEVMPGIYPRCDRWYRLALCYSASGESLSALNLLRKSLNKDESPNDIMVLLLAAMICSKRHSLSSEGVEYAQRAIENARVGDEHLKSIGLRFLGICLGKQAKTASSDHERSRLQSEALKSLDEAMSNDRHNPDILFDLGLEYAEQRNTSCALRCAKEYIDATGGSISKGWKLLALVLSAQQRYSEAEIVTDAALDETAKWEQGPLLRLKAKLKVVQSLPVDAVEAYRLLLGLVQAQRKASVSFNNRTELEDGKVSEFEVWQGLANLYSSLSHWKDAEICLDKAREMKPFSASILHAQGRILELCQETNQGALGTYCKALSAELDHVPCKVSIGALLAKKGSKSLPVARSFLSAALRLEPTNQSAWYHLGLIHKEEGRLSDAADCFQAASLLEESDPIESFSSIT, encoded by the exons ATGGGGGATCTCGAAGGTGAGGGAGGCGGTGGCGATGAGGATGTGATGTCCACAAAGGAGGAGGATGCGCCGAGCAACGGCCTCTCTGAGAAGGCGAATGAAGTGGAAGCCAAGCCCGATGATGGAAACATTCGGGAGGCAGAGTCGTCGCTCCAGGAAGGGCTCTCGCTCAATTACGAG GAAGCAAGAGCACTCCTTGGAAGACTTGAATATCAAAGAGGTAATATTGAATCTGCTGTTCGGGTATTCGATGGAATAGACCTTCAAGCTGCTATTCAGCGATTACAAAGTTCCAGCGATGAGAAGCCTCCTTCAAAGAGGAATAGATCACATGATGAATCTGTACATATGCCATCGCAACATGCTGCTAGTCTTGTACTTGAAGCCATCTATCTGAAGTCCATGTCATTACGTAAACTAGGCAAAGCTGCTG AAGCTGCTCAGGAATGTAGCAGCATCCTTGATGCTGTGGAAAAAATGTTCCAACCTGGCATACCAGATTTTTCAGTTGAGCAGAAGTTACAGGAAACTGTTAGTAGGGCAGTTGAGCTACTTCCAGAGCTCTATAAGCAAGCTGGGTGCTATCAGGAAGCTTTTGCTTCATACCGTCGTGCACTCCTAAGTCAATGGAATCTTGATGATGATTGCAGTGCAAGGATTCAGAAAAGATTCGCTGTTCTTTTATTGTATGGTGGAGTGGAGGCTAATCCACCTAATTTGGCTTCCCAAGTTGATGGTGCATTTGTTCCAAAAAATAATTTGGAAGAGGCTATTTTACTTCTAATGCTAGTGTTAAGAAAATGGTATCTGGGCAAGATCCAGTGGGATCCATCAGTAATTGAACATCTTTCTTTTGCACTCTCTCTATGTGGCCAAACTTCTGTACTTGCTAGACACATTGAAGAGGTCATGCCTGGAATATATCCACGGTGTGATAGGTGGTACAGATTAGCCCTTTGCTATAGTGCTTCAGGTGAAAGTCTTTCTGCATTGAACTTATTAAGGAAGTCATTAAACAAAGATGAAAGTCCTAATGATATCATGGTGTTGCTATTGGCTGCTATGATCTGTAGTAAGCGCCATTCTCTTTCTTCTGAAGGAGTAGAATACGCACAGAGAGCTATAGAAAATGCTCGAGTTGGAGATGAGCATCTAAAAAGTATAGGTCTTCGTTTTCTAGGTATTTGTCTTGGAAAACAAGCTAAGACTGCTTCCTCAGATCATGAAAGGTCTAGATTGCAAAGTGAAGCGTTGAAATCATTAGATGAAGCAATGTCTAATGACCGCCATAACCCAGATATCCTTTTTGATCTAGGACTCGAATATGCTGAGCAACGAAATACTAGTTGTGCACTTCGATGTGCAAAAGAATATATTGATGCAACTGGTGGATCAATATCCAAAGGATGGAAATTGCTTGCTCTGGTTTTATCTGCTCAGCAACGTTACTCTGAGGCTGAAATTGTAACAGATGCAGCTCTTGATGAGACTGCTAAATGGGAACAAGGACCATTATTGAGACTCAAGGCAAAGTTAAAAGTCGTTCAGTCCTTACCTGTGGATGCAGTTGAAGCATACCGCTTGCTTCTCGGGCTTGTTCAGGCCCAAAGAAAGGCTTCTGTATCTTTCAATAATAGGACAGAG CTTGAGGATGGCAAAGTCAGCGAGTTTGAAGTTTGGCAAGGTCTTGCCAATCTGTATTCGAGCCTCTCCCACTGGAAAGATGCTGAGATATGCTTGGATAAAGCTAGGGAAATGAAACCCTTTTCTGCTTCTATTCTACATGCTCAAG GTCGTATTCTTGAATTGTGTCAAGAGACCAACCAAGGAGCATTGGGTACTTACTGCAAGGCCCTCTCAGCTGAGCTTGACCATGTGCCATGTAAAGTATCAATCGGTGCTCTACTGGCCAAAAAAGGCTCAAAATCTTTGCCTGTCGCTAGAAGCTTTCTTTCTGCAGCCCTAAGGCTCGAACCAACAAATCAGTCGGCATGGTATCATTTGGGCTTGATCCACAAGGAGGAAGGTCGTCTGAGTGATGCAGCAGACTGTTTCCAGGCGGCGTCATTGTTAGAAGAATCAGATCCTATAGAGAGTTTCAGTTCTATTACTTaa